AGTGGTTTTTTCAGCTGCAAAAGTCGAGCTGATCAGAGCTAGCATGAGGAATAAAACAAAGCAAAATCGCTGAGCCGTGGGTCGATTAGTCCTTGCTGTGGGTAGTTGCTGTCTCATGCCTGTTTCCTTTTATACAAATCGAATCATGCTAATTTACATAATATCTTGGTCAGTACACCAATCTCCTGCCTTCAATTACTGCTCAGATTGCGTCATCCCGAGCGGCTTGTGGGGGCATAGCTGGGATAGGAAATCGCCACATCCTTCCAGGACTCGCGAAGACGCCCTCTCCAGGTTCTTAATAATTATCATCTATCCCTGTTGTAGCCAAAGGCCAAAAATAGAGCAGGGATTCATCCAGATGAGCGCGCCAGGCGCCCCAGGAATGTCCTTCATGCCAAACCCGCCACTGGTGGTCCCAACCATTATTCTCAAAAGTTTCCAATAAAGTTGTTGAGCTGTTATAAATAGAAGATTCATAGGTACCGGCATCCAGATAGATCTTCACTGGCAGCACATCGCTGCTCTCGTATTGTTCGATCAGATCACCAAACCAGATTGCTGATGAGTAAGCCCCGCAATTCCCAAATACCTCGGGATGCTGGATCGTGAACAGTAGTGAGGTTAAGCCACCGAGACTTACGCCTGTCACTGCTCGATATTCGGCTTCAGGCATTGTACGATATTCGTTATCCACCCAGGGAACCAGCTCGTTCACGAACATTTCCATGAATTCCATTTCATATGAATATTCTTCCATCCGGTTGATAGGATCCACAAAAATCCCGATAACCGGTGGGATCAACTCATTGTGGATCAGGTAGTCCAAAACATTGCCAGCATAGCCCAGATTGAGGTATTCATTTCCGTCGTGAAAATAGATGCTACGATAGCTGAGGGTGGTTTCTGCATAATCAGGTGGTGTATATATTCGCACAGCCCGGGTGCGACCCTGGGTCGTATCTGAAAAGTTGGTGAAACTGACCGCTCCATGCGGGA
This is a stretch of genomic DNA from Candidatus Neomarinimicrobiota bacterium. It encodes these proteins:
- a CDS encoding alpha/beta hydrolase-fold protein, with the protein product MVTRIRMIAILLSVALQACWMSPELLDDNLSNTDDFSVNAGSSQTADFTFNDFITAVYQASASDKQTLVDSFMTWVNTTTGFPYIENSSAYFLYLNGSNPSVAVAGDFTGWDPSDQGFNHLPGTNLFYKGYDFESDARLDYKLVVNGNWILDPLNPSTCSGGFGPNSELSMSEYIQPVEIQTYAIPHGAVSFTNFSDTTQGRTRAVRIYTPPDYAETTLSYRSIYFHDGNEYLNLGYAGNVLDYLIHNELIPPVIGIFVDPINRMEEYSYEMEFMEMFVNELVPWVDNEYRTMPEAEYRAVTGVSLGGLTSLLFTIQHPEVFGNCGAYSSAIWFGDLIEQYESSDVLPVKIYLDAGTYESSIYNSSTTLLETFENNGWDHQWRVWHEGHSWGAWRAHLDESLLYFWPLATTGIDDNY